Proteins co-encoded in one Astatotilapia calliptera chromosome 18, fAstCal1.2, whole genome shotgun sequence genomic window:
- the LOC113010262 gene encoding zinc finger protein 260-like → MSSVQYLREVIKETLTAAAEQIFSEFEKTIVRYEEEIRQLRPLDIRPGIKSHNTGDQQVFDQERSSSLHQQDPEPPQTKEVQEEEMCSSEEGEPLEQKQEAEEIDVWTGEQLDLLCKPGVELTTTDLPQQHDCKENCSQERNSSLNQEDPDLPETKEEQEEISLNQEEEQLSLKPKTKDVIVWTGQELDIMWNPEVKLERIDFPQHDCKEQEDLLQIKGEQEELSTTEEGKPFVRKQETQTFPARKESDQGEPDLSSDQLLSHNSPDTDQDESKDDNLHRNRLEEIISELPVQNSKTVHLCGTCGKIFKRMENLNRHVKIHTGEKPHCCSTCGKRFTLKAYLTEHMKIHTGEKPHCCTTCGKSFSQKGQLNSHMRIHTSEKPYFCSICGERFNVVTNLKIHMKIHTSEKPHSCSTCGKRFSRKSHLTRHIQIHTGEKPHSCSTCGKRYNRKEHLKMHMEYHTGEKPHSCSTCGKRFNRKDHLKTHMECHTGEKPHCCNTCGKKFSSSVQLKMHIGNHTACQV, encoded by the exons ATGTCTTCAGTCCAGTATCTGCGAGAGGTTATCAAGGAGACATTAACTGCTGCCGCAGAACAAATCTTCTCAGAGTTTGAAAAAACGATCGTCCGGTATGAGGAGGAGATCCGTCAGCTAAGACCGCTGGATATCAGACCCGGGATAAAGTCGCACAATACAG GTGATCAGCAGGTCTTTGACCAGGAGAGGAGCTCCAGTCTCCACCAGCAGGACCCAGAGCCTCCACAGACTAAAGAGGTACAGGAGGAGGAAATGTGCAGCAGTGAGGAAGGAGAGCCGCTTGAACAGAAGCAGGAGGCTGAAGAAATTGATGTGTGGACCGGAGAACAGCTGGATTTGTTGTGTAAACCTGGAGTAGAGCTGACCACAACAG ACCTCCCACAGCAACATGATTGTAAGGAAAACTGTAGCCAGGAGAGGAACTCCAGTCTCAACCAGGAGGACCCAGATCTTCCAGAAActaaagaggaacaggaggaaatCTCCCTCAATCAGGAAGAAGAGCAGCTTTCACTGAAGCCAAAAACCAAAGACGTCATCGTCTGGACTGGGCAGGAGCTGGACATCATGTGGAACCCTGAAGTAAAGTTGGAAAGAATAG ATTTTCCACAACATGACTGTAAAGAACAGGAGGATCTTTTGCAGATTAAAGGGGAACAGGAGGAACTCAGTACCACTGAAGAGGGAAAACCGTTTGTACGAAAGCAAGAGACTCAAACTTTTCCTGCTCGTAAAGAAAGTGACCAGGGTGAACCAGACCTAAGTAGTGACCAGCTCCTTTCTCACAACTCTCCTGACACAGATCAGGATGAAAGCAAGGATGATAACTTACACAGAAATAGGTTGGAGGAAATCATATCAGAGCTGCCAGTTCAAAATTCCAAGACAGTACATTTATGTGGCACCTgtgggaaaatatttaaaaggatGGAAAACTTGAATCGACATGTGaaaattcacacaggtgagaagccacattgttgtagcacctgtgggaaaagatttACTCTAAAGGCATATTTAACTGAACACATGaaaattcacacaggtgagaagccgcATTGTTGTACCACTTGTGGGAAAAGCTTTAGTCAGAAGGGGCAGTTGAATAGTCACATGCGAATTCACACAAGTGAGAAGCCATATTTTTGTAGCATATGTGGGGAAAGATTTAATGTAGTAACAAATCTGAAAATACACATGAAAATTCACACAAGTGAGAAGCCGCATTCttgtagcacctgtgggaaaagatttAGTCGGAAGTCACACCTGACTAGACACATACAAATTCATACAGGTGAGAAGCCGCATTCttgtagcacctgtgggaaaagatATAATCGGAAGGAACATTTGAAAATGCACATGGAATATCATACAGGTGAGAAGCCGCATTCGtgtagcacctgtgggaaaagatttAATCGGAAGGACCATTTGAAAACGCACATGGAATGTCATACAGGTGAGAAACCACATTGTTGTAACACCTGTGGGAAAAAATTTAGTTCTTCAGTACAGTTGAAAATGCATATAGGAAACCATACTGCGTGCCAAGTTTAA